From the Rattus norvegicus strain BN/NHsdMcwi chromosome 15, GRCr8, whole genome shotgun sequence genome, the window gcttcaaacttgttaTATAGCCAAAGATGATCTTGACATCTGGATTCTCTTGCCTTTGCCCCCTGAGAGCTGGGTttcaggcatgtgccatcacaacTGGAGtatgtggttctgggaattgTACCAAGATCCTCATGCAGCCTTAGGTAAGCCTACCAACTAAGCTTTGTCCCTGGGCCTCATTGGTAATATTTAGAATTACCAAGTAGTTCTTTTGGTTAGCCATTGACTGGTTCTACAGAAATCACAGCTGTGAAGTAATAATTGGGGTCAGGGTGATTGTAGAAGAAATCTTGATTTGAAGCCGATTCTTTTGGCCAATTGTCTTGGGGCTCATTAGCTTACATTCATAGATAAAGGCTGTGATAAAGGCTGTGACTGGGAAGTTTCGAAATGAAATTCAGAAAGCGTGGCCCGTCTGCAGCATGAGGAAAGCTAAAGATGGCTTAAGGAACATCATCTTTCTCCAGGCACGTGCTAAGCAGTCTAGGACTGAGTAGCCACTGTCCTTTCTCCTGGGAAATCCCAGATGGGAAGGATCAACCCACAAAGCATTTCTGGCCCTCACGGATGCCCAAGAAAAGGTGCTAAGGAAACTTTCTCAACCCTTGGCAGATTCAACCACTTATGATTTTATTAGCCATGGCTTCGTCATGTGGTTGACTTGATGTACCCTTAAAGAAGTGCTGCCTAGAGACTGGTTCTTAGTGTGGGTCACGGGACTCTGCTCATGCCCacttctactttcttttcttgGTAACTGAAGCTGCCTGGTCGCATGCTGAGCTCACTGAGCCGGCTAATGGCAGGGCTGTAGGATGTGCAGGAAGGGCACCAGGTAGACAGTCAGATGCAAAGACATTTGGGCAGCCAGAGATGCTGAGCAAagcttaaagagaaaaaatagatCACCACAAAGCTCTTTGCTCACTCCAGCCCTCTTCCCCACGACCACAGAGGGAAGAAGCCAAGCCTGAGTCCTCCGTCACAGCTGCACATGTCCCGTGACTCAGCACCTCGCTCGAGGCTAATGTGGAGTCTTTAGGGTAAGGAAGTGGGTGGTCCTAGTCTGCTCTGCATGGTCAGGTCACTCACTCGGCATTGATAAACTCAGAGCTGGGTTTGGGGATTTCAAGAGCGGCAAGGTCAGAAGGTCAAAGCCTGGAAGAGTCCGCAGATGAAGATAAGCAAGGAGCTTCCGGTTCCAGGTCTCCAGGGGAAGCCGACTGAGGCTTCAACCATAAGATGGACTTCGGGAGATATAACTAGTATTTCTTTGTGTGGTTCTGAGGACAGAATTGAGCTCAGGGTCAGCCCTTACAGGAGCAGGGAGCTCCATCAAAAATGGCTTTCCTAAAGAATGAATTGCTTACAAGGGAGGTAGCCAGTTCTCAGGTTGGGAGCATCCAAAAATAAAAGCAGGAAAACCCCTGGCGGGGACCCTGAGAGACAAGTAGGAAGAGGATCTTGGGTGAAGGGCAGAGTGGTGGCCTTCTGCAGTTTCCCTAGAATACTGAAATCCTAGGGCTTGAGAGATGAGGTAGTTGGTAAGACagaagcatgaggatctgaattGGATCCCTGGTACCTGTGTACAACATGGCCCATACTCATAAACCCAGAGCTGGGAGGGTAGAGTTGGGATCCTACAGATTGTTGGGCAGCTGGTGAGTTCCATACCAGTAAGCGAGCCTGCCTAAGGTACAAACAGTTGGATGGTGTAACATCTGAGGTCATCCTGTGGTCTCACACATGCACGTGTATGCATTTGCGCGAGCGTGCGCGCaagcgtgcgcgcgcgcgcgcgcacacacacacacacacacacacacacacacacacacacacacaaatcaagaaGTGCATTCAAGATTTGTGTCAGTTTGCTTAAAGCTGAATTCCCAAGCTTACAAGGTTTGGGAACAGGAGAAAAGTGACCACTTGTAATTGTGTCGGGGACATCCTTATCTCCCTCTCCCCAGATCTCCCTCTGCTAAGGCACATCTCCCTGCCTGATTACCAAAGGACGACTTTTATAGACACTGCTATTGTACCCTGTCCCTACTACACACAACGGGAGGGAGCTGCTGATCAAAAAAAGTTACAAGGACATCAGTGTCCATGGAAAATGTAGCTGTTACtgataattctttctttttatttttctttataaagaaaacaaagagaagtttcGGGGGGAGGGGCATTCCTCCAAGTTTCTGTTGACTCTGCTTTTCTGGTTAGTTATCTTCCCAAACTTGGCACTGAACCAGATTAGGCTAAAGAAAGTCTTAGAGAGGGCTCATTTCAGATTCATCTGCCCCAGACTGAAGAAACTAAGGCCCGAGGGCAGAGTGGTTTGTCTAAAGGCACTGGATGCCTCGGGGCACAGCTGGGACTGAAGCCAGCCTTAGCCCACTTCTGACCAAGCCTAGACATTTCCAGTAGGCTGCCTTTTGGGAAAGGACCAAATCACCATAGCCTCTGGGCCTTGGACAAATGGAAATCTGGCCTCATGGCTGTTCCTTTAAAGATGTGAGAGGGAAGCTCGGCCCTCGACCACACGTTTCTCCTTCAagccagttttcttttatttacatcgTTTTCAAGGTCTGCCGCCCAAACGGCGGCGCTGCCTACATGGGTTCCTCGCTATTGCCTGACTCTTGATACACAAATGTTCCAGGGTCCAGAGTGGGAAGCTTGGCTTCTCCCCCAAGAAGTAGCATGGTGGGGGCTTCTAGGTTGTTTCTCCTTTCCAGAGATGCCTGTAACAGATGTTTCTGCTCTTAGCCAAAAGCAGCTAGGAATCCTCTTAGCACCTCTGGACACAGCTACTTAATCAGCAGGGCTCCATGGAGAACTTCCACTATAGCTTCTTGTTCAGGAACCAATGTGAAGGCCAAGTGTGAGACAAGTAGTTTTTGTCTAAAAAtttgtattattatatattaattatacacaatgagtatatatatatgtgtgtgtgtgtatatatatattcagcctcccccccccccatttccctttctcctcccataatctcttctctctgttcctctcatGAATTTCTTTAGGGTTGCTCACAGGAGCATGGAGAGGAGGGTTATTCACAGGAACATGGACACCTTACCAGGGACTATACTACTGAAGACAGTTGGGTAGTGTACTTGAAAATAGGTGTGAGGTTCCTAGGTCCAGTGCCAGTGAAGCCCACCCTGCCTGACTGGGTTCCAAGTGGGTAAGAACCATGTTTAGGTTTTATGCATCTCAGAGACAGGGGAGGCCTTCTACGttatctcattctttttttttttttttttttttggttcttttttttcggagctggggaccgaacccagggccttgtgcttcctaggtaagcgctctaccactgaactaaatccccagccccggttatCTCATTCTTAACCCGTTTCTGATTCCTTCATCTGTCTGCCAAGGGACCGGCAGCCCAGTGCAGCATTTAGGGAGCCAGGTACTTCATGTATGCTCTTCCCTAGCAAGATGCCTGTaccatcttcagtttcttttactCTTCCATTAAAATAGGAACAAAGAAAAGGAGTGCAGTAATGGGTTAATGTGAAAGATGAACGTGGGCGTCGGGCGGTGAAATCCTGAACCTGTTTGGGGCTAGGAGCGGTCCAGAGTAGAGTGTGGATTCCTCTTCCCTTAAGGCTCTTCTGTTGGGGCCTGGCTGAGCCCTTAGGTACCTAGCAGAGAATAGAACAGCCATCAATCTAGCTAGGGGCCCTCAGGCAACCAGCGCGGTCATTTGTGATGCCCCTGCGCCCCCTGGTGCCCCCCGCTGGGTGCTGCGCCTCTCGTCCCCTCCCGACCCCCCCCACCAGGCTTCCAGAAAGCTCCTAGTGCATTCCCCGGCATTCTCTGGGCGTGAGTCACGCAGGTTTGCAGCCAGCCCCAAAGGGGGTGTACTTGAGCAGAGCGCTATAAATAGGGCGCTTCCCCGGTGCTCACCACCCGCGTCACCAGGAGGAGCGCACTGGAGCCAAGCCGCAGACGGGTGAGACAGCTGCACCTTTTCTACCCCAACACCGAAGGCACACCGGCAGGGATGGGAGGGCAAGGGTAGGAGCCAGGTAGAGAGCTGCCGTGGGTAAGTGGGAGGTGGCTAGAGCCCCATCACCAGGCAGTCGAGCTTGGGGTAGGGGGTGCACGCTGGCTCAGATTCAGGAGCCACCCCCCCGCCCCGTGTTCTTTAACCCGCATCACAATTCCAAGGCTGTTCAATAGGCCACATGCAAAGATCTTCCTTTTGCaaaaatggggaaactgagacgTGAAGCCTGCAGTGAGATGCGGATGGCGCAGGGCGCTAGTGGCTGAACGCCGCGAGTAGGTGCGGATCTCTGTAGTGGCTGTTGTCTTACCGGCATGAGTCATTGCATTTGGACCTTCCCTCCAGCTCCTGGGACAGCGCATAATAAATAAGATGTTGTGTATTTAAAAGGACGTGCTGCAGCCATCGAGACCTGCTTTACTGAACAGAATGCATGCATTCAGTTCTTTAGAGAAATGCTTCCCCAGGCCTGAGATGTCTGATCCTACCGGATCATTTTATAGATGGTAATCTGAGGACTGGAGACGATAAGAGGTTCAGCCTCCAAACGTTCTATGAATGAGAAACTGAAGCCCTTTGGCTTTCCAGAATTTCTAGACCCAGTTTTAAAAAACGGTGCTGGTGCTGTTTTTAAAGGACAAAGTTAGGAATTCAAGAGTTCATACAAGTTCTCTAACAGGAAGCTCTTGGGACAATACCATTTAGTGCCTGACCTTGtgagaataagaaaacaaaccacaaatGGTAGTTGGTGGAATATTAGGCAGCAGCAAATGtgtgactttaaaaatatttgaaaacaggaCCTATGATGGCATTGTTTATAAAAATGCattgaaagaaaaggagaaaatatgcCACAATGGAAGAGGCTGTGTTTTCTTACTAGATAAGGTGGTCCTTGGCCCTGGTGGGGCTGTTGTACCAGGGTAGTTGGCAGCCAGGCAGTAGGCCAGCCTCCAAATGATGACAGGAAGTGAGTCAGTGTAGAGGAAAGGCAGCAGGCTGAGCTGTGTTGTCCTCGGACCAACAGCACCACAGCACCTAGAAGCTTGGGAGACAAACAGATTCTGACCAGAGACAGTATTACTGGCAGACCTCAGGGGAGTCTATTCTTAGATTTACAGAATAGAGGATCGCTTCTTTGAGATATCaggcccattttacagataaagaaacagaagctgtGAGACTTTTGTTGTCAAGGAAATAACCTGGGAGGCGAATGACTTTTGTtgtcaaagaaagaatattaaaatgagGTTTTGGAGGGCTGCATTCTTTCCTGGGGTGACCACTGGCTTGCAGTGTGTCTTGAGAAGCCCAACAGGTGTCTTAGAAGTGCTGAGGCTGTCTCTCTAGACCCCAGGCTCCTTACAGCTCATCTTGCTACtgcttcccctcccattcagtgACCTTCCTTGctgcctgcttcctcttctgGGCATTGTACTGTCCTCACATCAGAAGTTATTTCCAAGGCAGTTAAATGGTTTTTCCAAAAATGGTCACACTTAAGGCCTCTCCCACCTACAGATATCTCTGTGGCTTTGTCTCTGATGTGGCAAGGGGTCTGTCCCTGCCTGGGGCATTTCAGGCCTCAGTGAGCACCTGGGAGGTCTATGAGATCAGGGCCATCCTGGTGGATCATGAACCAGGGTGgcccagccacccacccatccctgGGAAAGTGCTTGTCTCTTCTCCCACACCACTCCTCTGCTCTGTGTGCATAATTATGCCTCAGGAAAGGCCTTGCCTATTAATGATCTGCCCAGTGTCCTGATGGGCCTGCCTAGCTGGGAGCAGGTTTTAAGAGCAAGGCATTTCAGGAAGACAGATCGCTCCCCTTTCCCTGTTCTTGTGGCTGTAGGAAGCTGGTGAGCCCAGATAAGCCATTCTGGGCAGGGTTAGAGATGcaagatgggtgtgtgtgtgtgtgtgtgtgtgtgtgtgtgtgtgtgtgtgtgtgtgtgtgtgctctttatGCAACCAATCCAGCTTCTGGGAAAGGATCCATTGTGTAATACTGGGGCTTCGGCCTGTGTCCCCTGGCTCAGGGCAGCCGGCCCAGTGGTGGCTGGGGCACCTTGGCAGAGCATGCTAGTTCAGGCTTAGAGGGAGCAGGCATGTGAAAGGGATTTGCTGGAGCCAATGGGCTTGTCCTCCTGAAGGGGCTTTCCTGGGGGCTCACTGCTAATCTCTGGCTTTGTCCTTCCCTTTTCTAGTGCTGCCTTCTCTACAGTCCTAAAcagtccctcccttccctttttgaTTTTAcccaactcccctccccagtCCATACTCAGCCTGGCACAAGCTTCACCCAGAGATGGTGCATTGGGTTGAATTTCCTGTGCTGATGGAAGGGCGTGCATATTACCACGGACTCCTGAAAAGCACACTTAGACAGCCTCGGGAGGCTGAGGGCTCCCCTAAGGGGAGCCCAGGACTGTGTTGTGAGTGAGGTTCAGTCCCATGGAAGGGATTGGCGAGGCATGTTTGCACGCTTCAGGAGAGGCATCTTTAGCATTTGGCATGTTAAATATGCTTTGGAGACAAAGAGGTCTGGATGCAGGAAACTTATCTGCCCTGCCTCGGGGATTTATGGGAAGAAAGGACTCTGCTTGGAGCTTGTCCCTTCCAACTCCAGATAGCCTGGGTCCTCTGTGCGGCTGAACCACGGTTCTTCCCAGGGCCCCACTGCTTCCATTGTCTTTTGAAGGCATGAATTTAATCTTGTTTTTGTCCCCACGTTCTTCAGAAGTAAACTGCAGTGATGCCAGATGGGGAAACAGATGAGGGCCACGAGTTCCaatcccatcccacctcccctctcaggagcagaaaaccCCTAAGCTGCCCAGAGGTTACCATGACATTCTGCTGTTCTTTGCAGGACTCCAGACTCCAAAGAGGCCACACCATGAAGATTCTCCTGCTGTGTGTGGCACTGCTGCTGACCTGGGACAATGGCATGGTCCTGGGAGAGCAGGAGTTCTCTGACAATGAGCTCCAAGGTAGACTAAACTGCTGTCCCTCTGGTGGGTCTGGGCAGAGCCACCCCTCAAAGTTCAGTCCCTAAGTGCTGAGGGCTGTTTGCATACTGCACCTGGGACTGTCCATGTCCTCTGCACTCTCAGAGTCTCTAAGCTCTAGCTCTTGCCTTGGTGTTTTTGTGGTCAGATGCCTTCTAGACATTGGCCTCTGTCTCAAGCTTCTCTGTTGGCTGCATGCCATACCTTTGTTTCCTCTAGGTCCCCTTACCTGGCTCTCCTATTCTTCTCTCAAAGCTGTGTCCGGACCCTTTGAAAGTTTGTCAGTCTCCCCTTTGTGTGACAACCAGAGTTCTTACCAATGTGTCTCCAAGCTGATTTCCCCCTGGAAACCTTGCTCTACCAGTTTCCTTCTCTGGAAAAGGGCAGCACAGTTCAACATGAAGTAGTCAACTGAGAGcgttctctcccttcctccccatcttctaaTGCTTTTCTGGAAACCcgcctttcctccctccttctctcctaaTCTCCCGCTCATAGCTGACCAGTTCTGTgagaatttcattaaaaataatatgatCTGACTCTCTGATATGGATATGCTTGGTGAAATGACTGCTGTGGTCAAGCGCTTAGCTGCCCATCACCTCAACTTATTGTTGGGTTCAGACACGTGAGATGCATTATTCACTtagtgcactttttttttttttttttttttggagctggggaccgaacccagggccttgtgcttgctaggcaagcgttctaccactgagctaaatccccaacccgacttAGCGCACTTCAAGGGTAGAACACATTATCAACCACGAGCTCTGCTCGGACCGTGGACCTTCAGGCTTAGTCATGCATTGAGACTCTTGCCCTTGGCTCGGcagcccccccccgcccccatgcCCTTCTGTTTGGAAGTGTTTGGCAGTGGCATCAGGTAGAACACAGCAGAGGTGTGGGAAATGGCACTTGACACAGGATAAGTAAGTGGTACCCCGTGACATAATGTGTCACTGCCTTGTCACCAGGGCTGAGTCTTGGTTACGGTCTCTATGGTGAATGCAGCTCTTCATTTATCTCCCCGTCTCCATGGTGTTTGGTGCCAAGTCACTCATCTTCCGGTCACCATCACCTGACACTGTGCATTGCAGCAAAGAAGTGCCAAGACTGGGTTAACCTGAATGTCACAAAGATCGTGTCCAAAATggcacttttattatattttgatgCTTAGGttaactatctttttttttctgttttccttgaaaTATCCTCTGTGGCTGTTGGCTCCCCAGGGTGGCATGGTGGGGTCAGTCATACATAGTATGGCTGCCCTCTTTGCACCACTCCTGTGCTTCTGAGCTGTGACGCAGGGTCTACCATGGACCCTTTGATGAGACCAAGGGACAGGACTGAGGCCACAGGACTGCCACAGGCTGGGGGTAGTAGTGACAGCATCTCAGCTTGACAGCCTCCAACACTCCCATCAGAGCATGGCTTTCTCACCGTCCCGCCGGCTTCCAGGCTATTTCTCCAGCCATTTCTTCCCTTCTCAACTCACTGTACCTTCCTGTCTCTCACAGAACTGTCCACTCAAGGAAGTAGGTATGTTAATAAGGAGATTCAGAACGCCGTCCAGGGGGTGAAGCACATAAAGACCCTCATAGAAAAAACCAACGCAGAGCGCAAGTCCCTGCTCAACAGTTTAGAGGAagccaaaaagaagaaagaggtagGGCCCAGCCTTGACTGAGCCCTGGCTCTCCCTGCTGGAACACGGTGGGCAGGTGCCTTGCTGGGTTGCCATGGTGTCCTGGTGCAGTCTTTGCAGGGCTTTGCTAATACTGGGCCAGACTAAGGAGCCAGGAAAAGCACATTCGCTTGTGGAGCCTCAGGGCTGAGGTCTTGGATCTGGTTTCCTTGCAAGTCTGGCCCAGGGCCTGAAGCCAAGATTCATTTCAATAGGTTTTTCTAACCCTTGCTGTGTGCAGGGCATGGTGCAGGACTCGGGAGAGGGGTCATGGCAGCACCTGGCCACTTCCCACCACTCTTTTCTTCTGTATTCAAAGTGGCTCTTAACATGAATGTGCttatttttaacatgaatggcAATATTTTAAAGTTAACGTAAAATCCTCATGATCTATCCTTAGACATCCATTCATCCCCACTCAGCTTCGGGTGTGGGGTTGGGGACCGTTTTCAAAGCCCTTAGCAGAGGCTGAGGTTATGGGTAGAACCAGGCCCTCTATAGATTGTCCCTACCTGTGATAATGCttactttataaattacagaCAGTAGGGTAGGAGCAGCAACGATGACGTAGAATAGTTACAATGTTACACCAAACAAAAGGTTATGCAGATGcaatttctcccactctcagaatATCTCAGTTCCTCAGCCTCAGCAACACTATTTTTAGACTGTGGTTGACCATGGGTAGCTGAGAACTGATAACGGGGGACTGCCCTGTTACCATTTGTTTAACTTGCCTTTTCTACATGTGGACGTCTATGTTGAccctggtacacacacacacacacacacacacacacacacacacacacacacacacacgaacacacatactAGAACTTATATACAGATCCATCCACTCATTTATTTTCCATATCTTTATGTAGACGTACACATTTGCTGTAAACTAATATCTCTTCAGGTggagaatttaaattttttattttggtgaTCCCTGGAGCCAATAATTGGGTCAGGGGGCATGGTAATGAGGTTGTGGTCGATTTGACTTCAGGTTGGATAGCTTTGATTTGCACATCAGGGGCCCCGGTTCTAATAGAAAGAGAAGACTGGCCTCTTTGGGGAGATGAGAAGAGACAGTGAGGTGGCATAAGGGAGAGATGGGTCCTGAAGAAGAGACAGTCAGAGCAGCAAATCAGAGCGGACAGGGAAAACTTAGAGAACAGCTGGGCCTTGAAGGATGAGAGGCCCCTGTGAGCGGTGTGGGGACGCCATGACGGATGGGCTAGAGCAAAGCTGTGGGCTGAGTAGCACCTTGTACACAGATGGGAGAGATCGGCTGGGTCTCTGTGTGGGTCACCTCACCTTGTCATCTCCCTGAAGGGTGCTCTAGATGACACCAGGGATTCTGAAATGAAGCTGAAGGCTTTCCCGGAAGTGTGTAACGAGACCATGATGGCCCTCTGGGAAGAGTGTAAGCCCTGCCTGAAGCACACCTGCATGAAGTTCTACGCACGCGTCTGCAGGAGCGGCTCGGGGCTGGTTGGTCGCCAGGTGAGAAGGAGACATGTCCATGGCCTGGGTTCTGGATGGGGAGTGTGGAGAATCCACGAAATAGGCCTCACTCCATATACTGGGTACAGTTGATTAGCGTTGCTTGACTGCATGCCTTTCTAGTGTCGTGGTCGATTGGTGATGTCTGACACGAGTACACATGTAGCCAATCATCATGGGTATGCATGACAGTCTTACAAGACCTTTAACCAGCTGGGTAAAATGGCCTCATGGTATGGTAGAACCCCATGCTCATATAGGAAAGGGGGGCTAAGAATATTTAGTATATTTGCATCAATTCTATCCCTACCTGTGAGCTTCACTGGTTGGGACTCAGTGAAACTCACTGTTTCCTGAAGGCTGAGCAGCCAAGTGGGAGCCGCTGTCCTTCATGACCAAAGATGAGCCCTCTGAGTTTCACCGTGAGAGGTGGCTGCAGGGCCTGACAgggtattcaggaggcagaacagcGGGAACTTgggtgagctgctgtgtggtcaCAGGGTGAGGCAGGCTGGGGTGCACAAGGCCTTACTGTACTTCTCTGGGTCCCAGCTAGAGGAGTTTCTGAACCAGAGCTCACCCTTCTACTTCTGGATGAACGGGGACCGCATCGACTCCCTGCTGGAGAGTGACCGGCAGCAGAGCCAAGTCCTAGATGCTATGCAGGACAGCTTCACTCGGGCGTCTGGCATCATAGATACGCTTTTCCAGGACCGGTTCTTCACCCATGAGCCCCAGGACATCCACCATTTCTCCCCCATGGGCTTCCCACACAAGCGGCCTCATTTCTTGTACCCCAAGTCCCGCTTGGTCCGCAGCCTCATGCCTCTCTCCCACTACGGGCCTCTGAGCTTCCACAACATGTTCCAGCCTTTCTTTGATATGATACACCAGGCTCAACAGGCCATGGACGTCCAGCTCCATAGCCCAGCTTTACAGTTCCCGGATGTGGATTTCTTAAAAGGTCAGAAAGCATTCGTTGTCTTTCCAAGACGGAATGGGAGTCTCCAAGATGTTTAGGCTCTGCTAGGGCTTGACATGTGTTTTATGTTCCCAGCAGCCCCTGAGGCTGGTATTTTCCCCCATTTG encodes:
- the Clu gene encoding clusterin isoform X1, producing MKILLLCVALLLTWDNGMVLGEQEFSDNELQELSTQGSRYVNKEIQNAVQGVKHIKTLIEKTNAERKSLLNSLEEAKKKKEGALDDTRDSEMKLKAFPEVCNETMMALWEECKPCLKHTCMKFYARVCRSGSGLVGRQLEEFLNQSSPFYFWMNGDRIDSLLESDRQQSQVLDAMQDSFTRASGIIDTLFQDRFFTHEPQDIHHFSPMGFPHKRPHFLYPKSRLVRSLMPLSHYGPLSFHNMFQPFFDMIHQAQQAMDVQLHSPALQFPDVDFLKEGEDDRTVCKEIRHNSTGCLKMKGQCEKCQEILSVDCSTNNPAQANLRQELNDSLQVAERLTQQYNELLHSLQSKMLNTSSLLEQLNDQFSWVSQLANLTQGDDQYLRVSTVTTHSSDSEVPSRVTEVVVKLFDSDPITVVLPEEVSKDNPKFMDTVAEKALQEYRRKSRME